ctgacctccccacccccaaaatacagACAGGCCAGCTCCATCAAGCTTCACAAGTCACTATATTTGCCTGCCTCAGCAGAGATTTCCCCTTCAACCTTATCCAGCAGCACCAGACGGGACTACACACCTGCACCCATTAGTTCAGTATCCACGTAGCAGGTTTCATAGCCCTTAACAGTGAGCCAGCTTTATTTAGAGCTCACACAGCCAGTTCTACTGGGGTGTCTTTCTATGCATCCTTGGTAGATTGGGCAAGTTCCTTGTGCCAGCACGGCATCCCCCACGGTGGGCCTAAAGAGTTCCTATTCAGTTAACACTTCCTGAAATGCAAGCGCCATGCGATGAAGGGTGCAGGTGTCCTGGCTGCTAAAGCCAGTGCTTGCACTGAACACGCATCACTGATGCGAGTAATAATTTCTCTTCTGCAGTCaaccctgcccacctccccacccacccccaaaaaccATCATTGCAGCAGATCTCTAGCCAGTTTCCCCTCCAGGGAGATTTTTCTAATGAGGTAGCTCAAGACCTCAGTCTCCATCAGAGGTTAATGGTAGCCACCCTGAGAAAAATTCAAAGCCTAACATGAAGACACCCCCAAAGAGCAAGTTGAGCTCACTTGCCTAGGTCAGGACTTCAGCATCTAGGGGGTAGATGCGAACCAAACCACCTATATAATGTCTCCAGCAAACCAGGCTTAACTACCTATATTTAAGGGGGAAAGCCCACGTCAGACCCTAAAGAGTGTTCCCAGAGAGAGTGTCCCTCACTGCGGACAGAACATGCTATACTGGAAGATCTGCAAGTACGATTCTTGCAACAATGCTTTAATACAGAAAGGAGAAAGCGCAAGAGTGGCTGGCTTCACTAACCAGGATTAAGACCCACAAAAGGGGAAAAGCCAGTAGTCAAAAGCCCAGCTTCATTTTAGCTCCAAAGTTACATTTTCAGGTGAGGTGTGACAGACTCCGGCAGTACCCCAGCAATGAAGAGCTGGGGAAATGTTTTTCACTTCAAACGACTGCATCTGCACCTAGGGCTCCATACCTGTCcatgcagcagggagctgccgtCTCTAGttctcaggaaggaggaggatctacAAAGGCCCAGTTTTCAGCACAGTGAGCACAGGAAATCGAGATTAAGATTTGATATTTTAGAGACAGAAGATCCAAATTGCCATCTCCCTACCTCCCAGGTTACAATTCTGCTACCTAAGAAAATTCATAGCCCTGAAAAAGTTCGGGATTCTATAGGCCAAACTCAAGAACGCTCTGCATTCAGATGCACGAACAGCAAGTAGGAGATGCGACTTGCGTGCGCGAGCGGTCACAGACTATAATTAATATTGACTAGGACTATTTCACTGCTCTCCAGAGGAAAGACTGGCTTCTTGTGCTCTGACAGAGCAGATAGCAGGAACCAAAGTTACAGCTGCACACAAGGAGAAGAATCTGAATTTCAGGAGTTTTTCTTGAAGTTTTCCAAGCTCATCTGGACAGTACTGTATATAGGGTTAAAGGTTGTCAAAAGGGACGAGGCGTGACTCAGTTTTGGGCTGTCTCACTCGACACTTAAGGGGGTCTGATTGAGGGAAAAAAAGCTCAACAGGGTCTAAAAATCCAGGCTCCAGCTGGAAACCCAAAAACAGGGACGTTGCAAATCTTGGCCAACAAGTGCCAATTTTTCAGGAGTTGACTATAGATTAATGCCAACTCTGGAACAAGCCAAAATTAAGCTATCGGCCCTGTTCATCCTGCCGCCAGATGGGAGacaaagtttttttcccccccgcaaTTTTCTGACCTTAAGGGTCAACTGCATTCATGCTCCCTTCCAGAATCAttccagggaagaaaaaaaacaaacaaaccaaccaaacgAACAACCCTCTTGCATCTCTCCTCCAACTCTTCCCACTCCATAAGAGTTTTAAGATCCATCCTTCCCTTTCTGTCCAGAGCAACGCTCAGTcaggtctccccccaccccattttcagATTACTGTAGCCATTGCTTCCACCTTTTAGCCTTCCAATACTCATCTCAATCCATTCACAGGACAGCTTGTTACGATCACCCTCTGCTTTCCCACGGACAAAACTGTGGTAGAGTTTTCCTAGCAGCTCGGTTGGAATCccttcatagactccaaggccagacaggaccactgggaacatctagtctgacctcatgtgtaacacaggccagagaacttccctgaaataattcttaGGGCATAgtttttagaaaggcatccagttttgatttcaGAATTCAGTGCCCTGCATGTCAGATCAAGTTCAAGATTCCAACCTTCCTTCCAAGGTTCTATACATCTCTGCTCCGCCCCCATGACACAGCCTCTCCCCCTAGCCAACGATGCCAGCCTTGTCCACCGATTGGTCTCTGCTCTTTCCACTAGAATCTATGCCTTTGTCCATGCTGTCCTCTGTGCAAGGGCTTCCCTGCACTAAGCCTGAAGGTCCCTATCCCTCTCTCAACACACAGCTCAGCTGCAGTGCTGATAAATCAGCTAATTAATGGCTATGGGGCAAGGCATATGGGGACATGACTCTTTGTAAGTCATTTTAAAAGGCAAGGGTGCATACTGTGCATTTGATTCTCACTCTACTTCCTGCTTCAAGCCCCACCCCAATGTACTTCATTTGTCCCTTTgcctgtaaactcttcagggcaaggactgggtCTTTGTTTATACAGCATtcagcacaatagggccctgaccCTCCTCCTTGGGGCCTGTGGCATCACTGCAACAGAAACATGCCAAAGCCATGGTCTTCAAAAGAAGATTTGGATGCAAACTAATCCAGTTAAATGGCATTAACTACATTAGTTTGGATAACCCAAACAGTCCCATAAAGATCACCCAGCTTCCACAGGAGCCAGAAGTGAGCTTCTGTTGGCAGGTGAAAGGAACACCCAAAAGAACCACCCATGCTTGTATCCGAACCGCTGACTCAGAGAACGCAGCCACTGCTCATAGAGCAGATTCATGAGCATGGTGTCATTCGACCCAGGATCATTACTAAGTACTCCAGTGCAACTCCACCCAGGAGCTGTTCCATCTGTGCCTGGTAGCTGGTGTCTGACCATTTCTGACCCGGTTACCATTCTCCACGGTCAAGGCTAGGCTCCAGTAGCCCCATATTGAGTACGTTACGTCTTGGAACCCGCTCTACCTGAAGCGGAGACAGAATATGCCTGTTCGCTTGCTACGTGGAGTTCTGTGCTGAAAACTCCAGTCTATATTGGCTACCTATTGGCTTCACCCCGGTGGCGCTGAATGGTTTGAAACCCAGCTACCCGAGCAACTGCCTCCCCTAGGCCATGCTGGATAGCAGGTGTGCTTGAGCTGGAGTCACTTCTGGCGGAGTCGTAGGGCACCATTGCCAAGAGCTCTCTATTCCAAGGCTTGATCCTGTGCCCTCCAGGGTTGGGCACCCTTCCGGACCTGCTCCAAGCCAGCCTGTTTAGAGACAAGGATGCCGGGAGGAAGTGGCTGCTGCGGGGCCATCTGGTTTTTAGGCGGTAGTGTTTAGTTGTGGAAGGCAGTCTATATGGAAAGCATTGACATTATGCATTTTCAAGTTTCAGCACCAGCATCCTGAAGGGGCACCTAATGCATGGAGATTAGACACCTGACCTTTACCCGGTGCCTTTCCCTACTTCACACATGCACCTGCCCTATGCCTGGGCCCTCAGAGCTAGTGCAAGTGAAGGGCTCTTGCTCATTTATTAGTCTGTCAAGTAAATACAAAGCATTCCCAACCATGGTCTCTGGTTGAATCCTTTCAGATACAGAAGACTTGATAAGGTGATTGGCAAAGATCACAGTGCAGACAAGAATCTGTGTTCCTGTGTCACAAAGCTCAATTTAGGCCACCTCAAAATTAGACCAGTCTAGTCCCATCACTGTTTAGGAGGAGAGGGATCCATCTCTGCCCGTCTGCTCCTGGGTGTCATTTGAAGTGCCTGTTTTGTCTTACCTACTTCTGCATGGTTTGGGACCTAGGAGACCAACCATCCCCATaaagtgctgcagcagcagctaccAGGCTTAGCTGAAAAGCTCTCTCCAACCAACAGCACCTGGAAGTGAGGAGTGAGTTTTGGGGAAAGGGTCCTGGGCCACGGAATTCTCCTCGCTGATGTGCAGGGCAAAGCCTTCCTTTGAGCTAAGCATTTGCTTGACGTGGGTCACAGCTAGGTCAATGTTTTGCTGTGATATGTaccagagtgggggggggggggggaagggggtcatTACGGAGATTTCAGTTACAGTGCAGTGAAAGTGTAGAGTAAAAATACATGAGTTTGGATATGTTTAACCCGCAGCTGTCCCTGTAGTCACGTAAATGCTCAGAGCTTGCTACATACCCAACTGCACCACTGGCCAGGTTTGCTCAGAGCCCCTCTACAGTAAAATCTGAAAATCAAGAGACTCAACGGTAGGTGTTTACAGCAGGGCAAATTAAGAGAAGTGAGACTTATCACACACATCCCcagaataaaattaaaacagGCAGGCCAAACATTACACTCCAATGCCTGTGACTCAGCACCAGCTCTGTCTCAGGCCAGGAATACCCTACTGCATGTAGATGGGTTGCCAGATTTGGCTAGATAATAGAGCAGCAGAAACACCAAAGCCGGAAGATTGAGTCTCTGCAGTCCAACCTAGGTAGCAAAAACTAGGAGGAGTTTTAACGcagagtgaaaacaaaaaaacccctttcacTGTTCAAAAACATTGTGCCTTTTGGTCTGTTTGTACAACCCCTAGTACAAACAGaatcctgctccatgactggggctcccgTGGGATAGCGGGGACTACAATACAAACACCACCCATTGCCTTAATTTAATAGCTACAATGGCAAGAAGAGTCATTATTAGGCACTTGCATTTCATTCTACAGAATTGTTAACTATACTGCTTAAATAATTCATTAATTGTAATTAATACTATACTCAATTCTGAAAGGGCTCAATCATTGCACTGGGTGACCTTTGCATGGCTTCAATGAAGAGGAAGTATATTTACCCCCCCAAATACAGGAAGAAAGTATTCTGCGACACCTTGCAACAATATAAGACAGATGTTACTCTGGGGCTTGGGGTGAACATGCGATCCCCTCCCTTATTAAACCTGACAAATTTCAGTAGCAGCAAATGCAGATTAAGCCATTCCTCCTAATGGACTAATTCACGTTCTGGTGCAATTGGGAACCTCTGTCCCAAAGACAGACAGGCTTTTTTTCATGACCAATTTGAACTTGGGAAGCTTGTACTAAGCTTGGTGACCAATGGCCATCCTGAGTTTACACTGAGCTGTCAGAACTACCAAGGgtttcctggctcccaaccccactCTGTTTAACAGCGTTCTTTAGCCTTGAAGGGAAAAGGACAGAAAGCTAGTTGCTGAACAAGATGAGGTTCCAGGCTAATGACTGCACAGCTCCCTACGCACCTGTCTGCAGAGCGAGTTTAAAACTTGTTTTCCTATATAAAGGGTACATGGACGAGAGGTCACCTTTCAGGTAGAGTGCTACAGGATTTTGCCTAGTCCATGGGCCTAAATCCACAGTAAGGCACTGGAGACTCTGGCAgtaaggaggaagaggagaacatCAGCTTTCCAGATAGACTTAATGCAGATGGCTGGAGTCCCAGCAGTAGGTTTCCTCTCCGCATGGCTGCCCAAAATCTACAGTTTCCACCCTATACAGTCACCTACTTACTATCAAGCTGCATTCCTAATTTGAGGCACCGTATGCTGATGGGTAGCCAGACCAGTTGGGGTTACCCTGCTATAGGGACAATCTGGCTGACTGGTAACTGCACCAGATCCACTCAGAAACAATACTACTCTTTCCAAACACAGTCCATCAGAAGAGATGAATCTGAAGTAGAAACCCCATCCTCCCCCAAACCCTTTGCTGCCCTAACAGGCCCTGCTGTCCCAACAGTCATTTCGGTTTGCACGAGCCAGAGTTTTCCGGTACCTAGCTATTGGGAAGGGAGTGTGGATATGTGGTTCAATCTCTTTAGCGGGGCTAGGAAGGCATGCAGAGATCTGCATTTTCAGAACAAGCTGCAGAGCGTTATACTCACGATCAAGCCCGTTCAAGTAGCGCATGCGTATTTCACAGTGCCCCCACACTGCGCTTACAACTGGATacagtttttttccctttaagtcCCCGAAAAGCAACACCCATGTATTGCCCATCTACAATGAAGCTCAAGGTCCCATCATCCATGTCCAGGACCACCAGGAAAGAGTCCGGCACAATGAAAGTCTCATCCGGTTCTAAGAAGGCAGGGTAGGTTTTACTCGGCTGGTTCTTGCCATCGTGGTATAGTCTGTTCCGCCCAAGGTCCCAGCCCCAGGATTCATGGTTATTTCCTATCAGGGTCGTGTACCCTACAGAATGCAAGGGCGCGTCTGCCGTAGCCACTCCTACCACGGCATGCGTGCCCCGCTGCCTCATGGCCCACGTGATCTGCCACACATGCAGTCCCCTCGTATATCCAACTTTGCCTCGGATGGCATCTGTGCTCTGAGCCACCGGATGCCGGTGAAATATTAGTTTGTCGTCCTCTTTCACAAAGACATTCAGCGAGCGGTCGTCGTTGTTCCACGAGTGCAGTAGCTGGACCTCGTATGAGACCGGAGGCATATCCAACAGCAAGTCGAGGCGTGTGGGCTTGCAGTAGTCCAGCCCCTGGAGCTCCTGCTTGAGGGGCCTGTATGCAGGGTCTCTCATATCCACAGTCTTTATCCCGCCAGTGACCTTCTGACCCATCTTGTGTTTTGAATTCAGGTATTTACAGTCTCCCAGGGCAAGCTCATCAATTACCCTCCGGCTGTCATTCAGCCCCGCAGAAGAGATTGCTAGGAGACCTTAACAAGATGTGCACTGCTCAGTATTGCctaagaaaaagaaggaaaagaaaaacagaaggagGAGAGTTAAACATTAGCACACAACCTGTAAACAAAATTTCCAGCACCCGGTTGTCTGGGCAAACAGACCAAAGGTCACACCTAAGGGGACTCACATGCACCCTGCACAGACAGAGACAGGACCACCACACTCTGGAAGGTGCAGCGTGTTCTAGAGGGAACCTTTAAGTTCTGTCTACCCTGCAGGActaggtgtgactgcagcatacaTTGacctacctgagctagctttaatttagctagtgAGAGCACCAACAGTAGTGAAGCCACTGCAGCACGGAGGCTTAAGCCTGTCTGGGTCCCTGGGTACTTACCCAGGCAGTGAGCCAATGCTGAAGtctttgctgctgcagcttcaccacTATTAGGACTTGCACTAGCTGAATTAAAGCTCTCTCAGGTCGGTCTCCACATGATGCAATttcacctctgactgcagtgtggacataccgtAAGGGCTGGGAGTTTGCCAGGCAATTCACGTGGGTGAAGTTTAAATTTTTCCAGCTTCCTTATTAAGCACACCCAGCCTCCCATGAGCTACAAGACGACACGACTCTATGTACTGTGATGTACGATGCATAGAGAAACCCAGACTTTGGCCCTTTGTGGACGTCATTAAAaacactgacaggtttcagagtagcagccgtgttagtctgtatttgcaaaaagaaaaggagtacttgtggcaccttacagactaaccaatttatttggtaatagctcatcttaagtgattgctctccttacagtgtgtatggtaacacccattgtttcatgttctctatgtatatatatctccccactgtattttccactgaatgcatccgatgaagtgagctgtagctcacgaaagcttatgctcaaataaatttgttagtctaaggtgccacaagtcctccttttctttttattaaaaacactgAAGCTGTGGTTTTCCCTTGGGTTACAAGGACTGGATCACCCTGTTGTCACTGGACCATGATAAAGCTTTTAGACACAGGGCTTCTCTAATATGCTGCCTCCCCATAGGTATCCCCTGCATTTAATCCCCAGTCACTCCTGCTAAGTACTCTATTGTATGCTGCATACATAGGCACAAGAGTTACAGCTTGATACAAGGTACTGGCAGAGATTAAGAAATTCCTTGATGGCCCTGAACAGGCCATTGAGTTGTAGCAGatacagcttttagcaagcataGCCTTGCTTCATCTCAGCCCCAACCGATACTCTCATGGATGCAAGCTGCACGAGACACCCCAGCCACTGCCAGGACCATCCACCTGTGTGTATCTTTCCAGATACTTATAAAGGCCCTGGAAATGCATTCCAGCTGGACAACAGTCAAAGCAATCTCTACAGTTGCCCAGAAAGGAGCCAACACACACAAAGCATTTAACATTCTGCAAAGAAAAATCCCTGAACAGCCCCAGACAACTACTGCAACTATTCGAGCCCTTGTAGCAACGCGATTCCCAGAGGTATGCCCAAGTTCAGTTGCGTTTAGCGCCTAGAAGGAGCTTGCTTTCATCTTGCAGGGTGAGACTGCTTTGGTGGGAGAACTGAGCTTGCTTATTTGGACTTGGTTACTGAAGCTTAAAGGCAAGGTCCAGGGATTACTGCAAGTTCGGTATTTAGATTGTTCTTAGCAGCACAAGCCTCCTGTATCCCGACCCCCTGGTCTTATTTTGCAATAGATAAGACAAAACCAACCGCCAGACAGAGGCAGTTGCCACTAAATAATAGAGGTGGCTGAAGACTATCCCAATCTGCGAAGAGGTCTAGCACTTGCTGGGATATTACAGGGCTGGCTGGCCGAGCCTGCTGTCTATGCTACCCTGCAGGAGTTACGCACTttgcgtcccacttgctggttcAGGAAGGGTTGAGAGCATAGCAGAGGAAGCACTCGCTCATGTGaggtggggaagtgacttgcacgGATTTCCCTGGAGTAGCTATAGCCGGCCAA
The DNA window shown above is from Chelonia mydas isolate rCheMyd1 chromosome 18, rCheMyd1.pri.v2, whole genome shotgun sequence and carries:
- the SPSB1 gene encoding LOW QUALITY PROTEIN: SPRY domain-containing SOCS box protein 1 (The sequence of the model RefSeq protein was modified relative to this genomic sequence to represent the inferred CDS: deleted 1 base in 1 codon) — encoded protein: MGQKVTGGIKTVDMRDPAYRPLKQELQGLDYCKPTRLDLLLDMPPVSYEVQLLHSWNNDDRSLNVFVKEDDKLIFHRHPVAQSTDAIRGKVGYTRGLHVWQITWAMRQRGTHAVVGVATADAPLHSVGYTTLIGNNHESWGWDLGRNRLYHDGKNQPSKTYPAFLEPDETFIVPDSFLVVLDMDDGTLSFIVDGQYMGVAFRGLKGKKLYPVVSAVWGHCEIRMRYLNGLDPEPLPLMDLCRRSVRLALGKDRLSEIQTLPLPASLKSYLLYQ